The Porites lutea chromosome 9, jaPorLute2.1, whole genome shotgun sequence sequence GCTTAAAatagtttcaaaattttttctttcagacaGAATGGTTCATTAAGTGCAGTTTTTAGGAGAAACTGTCAATACTTTTCTGACAGACGTAAAGCGCGGCAGGCGACGCggagtaatttatttttgtataaaacGGAAGTTGCTGTATTGACCAGTATGCAAGTATAATGTTTTTACGGTTTTTGGCTGCCATGTgtctgcttggctaaaacataACTTATGATTGTTTTCTTCCCTTTACATAAGATAAcgaaatataaaaagaaaagatatgaTTGTTCTGAtcgtttttattgttattttagaAACAGGGCAGTTCCACGTTGTCTTGGCATTTTACGTATCGAAAACTAAATTCGCATGCAGGATAAATTTAGcggccaaaaaaatgaaataaaaacacggAAAGAAGAGCTGGTTTACGCTTCGACCGTATCCACGAAAAGCTCAATTATCCTAAAAGATTCAGTGAtaatatagaaaagaaaattaaatatgacttattttttattaaaacgaTAGGTTTGGGGCCGCGGCGGTTTCACTGTTTCACGGTATTTTTCACGGGAACTTGAGTTCGATCAACCGCGTATAAAACTCTGTCACATTATATTTCATGCCGCACTGATTcaccttttgaaaatttattttcaagtttagtATTACAGGTAAAAAGCACAGTTTTCCTATGTTTGACCCAAAGATCTTAATGAAGTTTACGTAAACCTGctgaatttttttacttttctctctTTAAAACCTAAACAATTCCGCGGCATTGCTCACGTTTCTGGTTTTAAATCTGAATGGCACGAAAACTTTGATGGGTTTCATAAGACAACAAGCGGGTTTTTGTGGAACccaaaagctaaaattaccGAGTTTGGTGATCAGCAGACGAGTAAGATTCGCGTGTGTTCAAAAAATACTTCCTCATCAGATGTACTCGGGTGACCAACTTGAGAGGCCTGGGCACCCCAGCTGGTATGCTTTGGAGCCCAAAGGGGCCCCGGAAATTTTTATTCGGGCGACCAACTTGAGGTCTGGGTGACTTAAATAGAATGCTtgggagcccgaagggctccctgaaattttccttagagcacagccttgccagcgcaacaaaaaaatttttaaaaaaaacatctttacGGGAGAGGGGGCCCAGCAATGACTACTGCTAAAATTAATCACTTTTCGGATCGCTGCTTCATTTCACAGCACTAACAGTTTACTAACTTATTACCTCTGTTACATAGCCAGTGTTATTaacaaaaagttcaaactcTGCATTGCTGACTTCATAAATATCCATATAAAAGGAATCCACTGTCACTTCTCTAGCTGGCCCCTCGCCATCCATGGGTAGGAAGGGCTTGTCGGTGCCCATCGTAAATTTCCCACCCTTGATAAAAACCATTTGGTTCGTGCGTTTATAAGCAGGTTTAAACTCCATTCCATCATCTTTGTTGTCCTTATTTAGAGAAATTGCTTCTCCTCTTAGGGGGCCATTTCGCTTTAACGCCGAACATCCACAACCTTGACTTTTTTCCGTAAAAATTCCAGATTTTGAACTCAACGAACTCCCTCCATAATCCCGTCCATATTCAAATCTTAGGCAGGTGTCTTGAAGGGTAAACACTATTTGTGTAGCAAGATAAAGCCCGATTACAATCTTTTTCCACATTGTGACGGGTTAACAAGAGCTTGCAAATAATAGGGCAATGCAAAACAGATCAGCGACAGCAACACTTAGCACCGttcaactttgtttgttttgatcaCGTTGCACACATACTTTCTCTCCcgccgccgccatattggataacgagaagaccctggggacgaggttggtaaCCGCCCCTTACAAACGAGCCGTCGTTTGTTGATCCAGCGGCAGAAAGAGTGCAGTACAAGAATCTATATATCGGTACACTATAGGAATCATATATGACGTACCTACCTGCAGCGGCGTAAGAGAACAAAATGGCGTCCAAAGGAGATGTACGTTTTGTGTGGAATGTATCTTGTTTTCCTTTACGAAGATAAATTAACTTTCTGTCTAATAACGTTCTTGTTCCTTTGCATTACTAACTAGGCTCTGAGAAATGCAGTCGATCAAGCTACACAAGCGGGCGAAGAATTTAGCAATGTTTACTATGAAACATTCGATAAAAGACGTCATGTGAGTTAACGCTGTAGctaattaaattaatttgatTCGTGGTAAAGAAGTAAACTTCCTTTAAGCTTATATTTCccttgttgcttttttttcttccaattaatataaaactgttttgaattgtttttttcaCACACAGCTAATGTCAAAATTGTATTCGGCCAACACGACGATCGTGTGGAATGGGAATGTAGTAAAAGGAGGCCCAGAAGTTATCACAGATTTCTTTAACAATCTTCCTGCTACGGAGCACACTTTATATTCCTTGGACTGCCAGCCTGTGTCAGGTATTTAAACTATGTTTTTAAGTACCTATATGAAACATATGATAGAACCGACCCTTAGTTAACAGAACGTCTGCATGCAATGCAAGGAATGTAAGTTATAACCTAAATTATGTGAAGCACGCTTTTTTGGCGTCTCGGCTTAAAAATACGAGGTAACGCCCTTGTGAAAAGGTCTGACTACATTGTGGTACAATCAGACTATTAAGTGAACGATCTGGCTTGGGATGATCTGACCATGGAACAAAGTAACGGGATACCATGCCTAATGACCCCGAAGATCCCTATACCAAAGAGAATGTGAAGAAATTGGAAATGGTACAGAGACGTGCCACTTTGTATGTCTTAAACCGgtgcaatagaccttgtcacagttgttgATGCCCatttgacgagtaggcaaacgtacgagaaattacagtgtttgtatgagaatctaatgtggaataatttctgtaaaacgGCTGTTATGAAAataatatcaattgtaaactaaaccTACAAAGAAAAGGATTGCACTATAAAATGCCGGGGGCAAActtgtgcttaaatttctccagaggcttgctttagattttttatatatttgtcTGTAGTTTTGCCTgagactttcttacagacaaatgtatagaaaatttaaaaaagtggttctaggtcttttAGCACATGTAatgccctcaaattttttca is a genomic window containing:
- the LOC140947947 gene encoding NTF2-related export protein 2-like; this encodes MASKGDALRNAVDQATQAGEEFSNVYYETFDKRRHLMSKLYSANTTIVWNGNVVKGGPEVITDFFNNLPATEHTLYSLDCQPVSDQAIPGQTTVLVVVEGLVKFDGHKAEHFSQNFLLTAEGGKVWKVASDCFRFIG